GCCCCAGACAGAGCATGGCGTAGAGTCCTGCAATAACATCGTCAATCATCACGCCCCACCCGCCGGGGAGCCAGTGTTCCGCATTGCGCACGGGGTAGGGCTTAAGAATGTCGAACACGCGGAAGAGGACAAAGCCGGTGAGCAGCCAGCCCCACGAAAGAGCGGCAAAGGGCAGGTAGGTAAGCCATTGACCCAGCAGCTCGTCCAGCACGATCTCGCCGGGGTCTTTTTTGCCCAGCAGAGATTCGGCCCGTGTCACGGCAAGGCTGCCCAGCAGGAATACGGCGAACAACACTGCCACGCGCCAGCCGGGAGAAAGAGGCATGAACAGCAAGGGGGCGGCAAGCATGGCAGCGGCGGAGCCTGCGGTACCGGGAGCCTTGGGGCTGCAGCCAAAGGGCCCGAGGCGGCTGACGTGGATGCAGATGGTGTCAAGAGTACTATGCCGGGGGGGGCTGTGCCGGGGCGGTGTGGTGTGGGTGGTCATGGGCTGTGCTCCTTGTCTATGCATCGGCGGTACGAACGCGGCGCGTTGGCGGCATGGTACGTGGACAGGCGTGTTTGTCAATGTGGCAGGTGCATGGGGGGCATGGGCACGGGAAATGTTACGTGACTGATTGTTTGTGCAATCCGCCTCCTGGTTTCTGCTGCTATGTGTGCCCCGTGGCATGTTTTCTGTCGGATGCATCGTTTTCTTGTTGTCCGCCTTTTCCGGGGCGGGGGAGCGGTGCGCCGTGCCGATGACAGACGGTGCGGAAGCAGGTATACTACTGCATATTCATGCATGGAGGGGGCTCATGCCATGTTCCGGTAGCCGCAATGCAGGCTGTATTCATGGTGCTTTGGTGCTCAGGTACTTGCTGTGCGCTGTTTTTCTGGCGTGCATGCTGTTTCTTGCGCCTTCACAGGGGCGGTGCGAATTTCTTGTGTATGCGGGAGATCTGCCTCCGTACCACTGTGCCGGAGAAGATGGCAGAATGCAGGGCTTTTCCATAAGTGTGCTGGAGCGGGTAATGGAGCGCAGCGGGGTGCCGTTTAATGCCTCTGCGGTGCGCACTGTCCCATGGGCGCGGTCCATGAAGGATACGGCAGAGAAGCCGGGCCGTATAGTGGTCGGGGTTGCCCGCACGCCGGAGCGTGAGGCCGACTATCACTGGGTGGGGCCCGTGTTCACCCTTAAAATGGGCCTTGTGGCCAAAAAGGCCAACCGTGTGCGCGTGCGGGACAGGGCGGCTATTCATCGGCTGCGCATAGGCGTGATAAACGGGAGTGCCCCGGAATCAGTGCTGCATAACGAGTATGCCGTGCCTGAGGATGCCCTGACCCCGGTGATAGAAAACGAGCACCAGCTGCGCATTCTGGAGGCGAACCGCGTGGATTGCATAACCCATGTGGATACGGTGGTTCCTTCGCTCATGCGGCAGTTCGACATTAATCCGGATGCGTACGAGATGGTCTATGTGCTCAAGGAACTGCCCATGTATTTCATCTTCAGCAAGACCACGGAGACTGCGCTTATCCGCCGTATTCAGGAGAATTTGGACGCACTGCACAAGCCCGGCAAAGGCGGCGTGAGCGAATAAGACCGCCTGCTCTCCGAATACGGCCGCATCCGTCCTCTGGACATGGCGGGCAACTGAGTTCTCCGCGCCTGTCCGTTCTTTTTTCCCGCCTGCAATTCTGTCTTTCATCCCGCGGGTAAACGGTTCCGCATCGCGCCTCCCGCATTGTCAGGGCGGTGCACCCTGCCTTCTTCTGTCTGATATTCCGTGAAGATATCATTCGGGAAGCGTTGCCCATGTGGTATCGTTACATCTTGTGGGAACGAGGTGGATAGATGAAGCGATTATTGATGCTCCTTGCCGTGCTTGCGGGTGTGTTTTCCGCAGTGGCGGCGCATGCCGACCGGCAGAGGATTCTGGTCATTCACAGCTATGACCCGGGCCTGCCGTGGGTTGCGCAGTGCAACCGGGGCATAGACGGCGTGCTCGCAGAGCTTGTCGAACTGGAGCGTGTCTATCTGGATACCAAGCGGATTCATCGTTCGGAGTTTCAGGCGCGTGCGGATAAGGCCATGCAATTTTATGAACGTTTCAAGCCTGATCTTGTAATGGTGGGCGATGATGACGCCCTGCGTCTGCTCGGGCCGCGCATTGCGGCAACGGGAAAGCCTCTTGTCTACTTCGGCATCAACAACAATCCGCGTGAGTATTTCAGCCGCATGCCGGACAATGTAACCGGTGTGCTGGAGCGGGTGCCCGTGTTTGCATGGATTCGCCATCTTAAACGCATCGTGCCGGGGGCGGAGAATGCGCTGGTACTTCTGGATGGCAGCGCAACGGCAGAGGCGGTGATAAGCGTTGCGTTCGGAGACAGGATGGAGTTGTCGGTGGATGGTGTGCGGGTGGAGTACAAGGTTGCCGCAGACTGGGCACAGTGGCAGCGCGTGATTCTGTCGCCGCACGGATTCGATTTCATCACCATGCCGCTGTACCATGACCTGAAGGATGACGCAGGAGTGCATGTGCCCGTGGAAGAAGTGGTCCGCTGGACCACTGAAAACAGTTCCGTGCCCGTGTTCGCGTATCAGGACTATGCCGTGGGTGATAACGGCGTTGTGGGGGCGTTTGTGATTTTTGGCGAAACCCACGCCCAGCTGGCGGCACTTATGGCGCGTGATATCCTTGAGGGCAAAAACCCAAGGCTGCCGACAGCCTATATGGATCAGGACGGCATGTTCTTTTTCAACGAGAGTCGCCTCACCCGTTTCGGGCTGACCTTGCCGGAGGATATACGCCGCAAGGCGGTGTTCAGGTAAGCCGCTGTCGCCCGCATGCTGCTCCGCAAGAATGCCGGAACAGGCAGCCCGCCGCAATGCAGCCCGTGTTTCACAGAAGCGCGGGCTGCGTTGTTTGTTGTGTATAGGGGGAATACATCAGCGGTTGAGTAGGGCGCAAATGTGCCTGTTCAGGCTCACATTGTGCTCTGCGGCAGCAAGAACCAGCGCCCTGTGCGTTTCCGGCGTGGTGCGCAGGGAAATCTTGCCGGAAAATTTTCGGTGGCTCAGCGGCTCCGGCATTGTTTCGCCAGCTGACAGCATATCCTGCACAGTCTGGTCCACCAGCCGTACAATACCTGCAAGGGCCTGCATCTGGTCTTCGTCAAGCCACGAAAGGCTGGGAAACTCCGCGCACAGTCCGATAAACTCCTGATCTTCATCGGACCAGATAACACGGTACGTGTAGTGTTTGGTGTTCATCGTTCACCCCTCCGCAGTTTTTCAATGGCGGCAAGCACCTGCTTAACCTGATAGGGCTTGGCCATGCCGTTTTTGTTCTGAATATTCACACGCGGGTCACCAGCCCACGGCGTTTTATACACCTTGTGGCTGGTGCCTTCCTGCCGTGGTGCGCCGAAGAAATGTTCGCAAACGTGGGCAAGGTCGTTGAACCGGACATTCAGCGGGGAGGTGAGCATCTGCTGGAGAATCTTGTCGAGTTTTGCCACATCAGTCTCCTTGATGATAGTAATAGTGATATCATTAAGAAGGGTCAAGGGAGAAGTGAGGAAGGATTGCTGAAGGGCTGGCTCAAAGAAAGGAGGATCGAGAAGAACAAGAAGCAGTGTGCTGTGCAGGATAGAATTGAGATCCGGGATATAATGGGACAAGCGGGGATATAGCGGGACAGAAACCCAGCGGGCCTTTGAGTGGTGCGGGTTGCGGCGGTGCCTGGCGAACAATTTTGCGGCGGTGCGGCCGAAGAAGCGCGCAACATAATTTACACACAAAATGAAGGGCGACCTCAGCGATGGGGCCGCTCTTTTTGTGTTTACGGAGTGCCAGAGATTTTGGATAACGTACTGTATTGGTTGCATCAAGCTGCGGCTTCACAGCCGATTACCGAACGTGCAGCTAAGGTGTGAAACATGCACACTAAGTTTTGCAGCAATTATAGTCGTTTTTACCTAGTATTACAGAGTGATAGTTCCTTTTGCGCTTCGCGGAAAGTTGCGCGTGAATGCGTGAAACAACGAAACCAACTCCGAAACCAGCTTCGACATAATATTACGGTTATTAATACGAAACATATCGTTTGAAATTAGTATGTTATGGTGCACAGTGGCCGTTTTTAATATTACGCGAACCGCGACATCGAGCCGCTGGAAGTCCGAAACAAAGTCGGAAGTTAAGTCGGAAGCGGAAACAACCTCGAAAACAACCAGAGGCGTTTGTATTTGTGATTACATATCAGATAGTTACATGCCATGTGAGGCCTTGAGCGAAAACAACCGCCACGACTCGAAAGTCGTGCGCTAAGTTGTGCGTGGCAGACAAAGCGCAACAAGCTGGAAAAATTTGGTTTTCCGCATTTAGGCCACGGTTTTAAGTTTTGCGTGTCCGTTCCTCGTTATGCCACATTGCCAGTCGTCGAAGGAACCCCCGAAACAGGTTGAGCGTTCTGCCGTTCTTCCAGGCGGGCAAGGCGTTCCCGCAGCTCGCTGTTTTCCTTCCATAGCTGCCGGTTCTCGGCAACCAGCTCCCGGTTCATGTCCCGTTCCTTGCTCAGCTCACTGCGCAAATCATCAGCAATTTTTTCGGATTTGGCACAGTACGGGCATCTGCCTGGTTCGGCGGGTTCGGGCGCATGCTCCCGCTGCTCTGCGGCGTCTTCCGGGCGCATCGGTCCACGGCCAAAGAATATCCAGTCAGTTGTTACTCCAAAACGGTCCGCCGCAATGGGTGCCCACGCTGTAGGGAACTTATTCCGAGCCTTTGCACTTGAGATGGCCTGTTGAGTAACCCCCAAGGCAATAGCGAGAGCGGCATCTGATGTCGCTCCCGTGGCCTGCTTCAACCGTTCAAGGATGTCTATCACTGCCAGTTCGTGCATTAGTTGATCCATGCTTGCGCAAAAAGTTTAATAAAAACTTTTATAATAACTTTTTGCTGTTTTAAATGCCCAACCAAAACAGATAGTTGCCATAACAACTTCCATTTTTTTAATTAAAACCGCAAAAAGCGTTGCAAGCCTACGCATTTCGTGTAAGAACTGGCTTGCGAGCGGTTGTAATCGGAGTCCACAAATACACCTCCTGAATACAGCCGCACCGCGCAACGGTCAACGTCCGGTTATCCATGAAAATCGGACGTCGACCAAGCTCCTGACGGACGGTGATTATGCGGCAACTTTCCTTATTCGATTCCAAGGCCAATCGCTTTGCCCTGCTGGACAGGGAAGTGAAGGCGGCCATGGCAGAAGCCTGCAAGCGGTTTTGCGACCGCCACAGGGTTTCACGCGAAGAAGTGGTTTCCCGCATGAACTCCCGCGCCAGAGAGTTCGACGTGCGGATAACAGGTGGTAACGCCAAAGAGCTTACCGACCACATCTTTGCCAAATGGCTTTCTCCATCCGCTCCCGACCATATGCCCAGCATCCGCGCGCTCAACGTTTTCATGGACGTGGTGGGTGATCTTTCGCCCCTGTCCGTACAGGCGGCAGTGCACGATGGCGCGGTTGTGGATGCTGAGCAGCTGCGGCTGCTGGAACGGGCCGAGGTGGAACGACAAATCAAACAATTGCAACGCCGCAAGAAGCAGCTTGAGGAGGCAATCAGATGAACGTGCATGCGGCAGTTGGAGCAGGTAAACGCCGGAAACCGTTTCGTATCCGGGAGTTTTTGTTCTCGAAGGAATCCAGCATGGCGGAAATAGCCCGGCAGCTGAACCTGCCGCACCAGACGGTTTCCGCCACAGTGCGGGGCGTGAAGAACAACCGTGAGGTACTGAAAGCCCTGCGCGACATGGGCTGCCCCCTCGATGCGCTGAGCCTGCCGGATGAATTGAAGAATGACCGGAGCAGCAAGGCAAGCTGACGGTAAACACCAGA
This region of Desulfovibrio psychrotolerans genomic DNA includes:
- a CDS encoding phosphatidylglycerophosphatase A family protein — translated: MTTHTTPPRHSPPRHSTLDTICIHVSRLGPFGCSPKAPGTAGSAAAMLAAPLLFMPLSPGWRVAVLFAVFLLGSLAVTRAESLLGKKDPGEIVLDELLGQWLTYLPFAALSWGWLLTGFVLFRVFDILKPYPVRNAEHWLPGGWGVMIDDVIAGLYAMLCLGLLRLVLA
- a CDS encoding substrate-binding periplasmic protein, yielding MLFLAPSQGRCEFLVYAGDLPPYHCAGEDGRMQGFSISVLERVMERSGVPFNASAVRTVPWARSMKDTAEKPGRIVVGVARTPEREADYHWVGPVFTLKMGLVAKKANRVRVRDRAAIHRLRIGVINGSAPESVLHNEYAVPEDALTPVIENEHQLRILEANRVDCITHVDTVVPSLMRQFDINPDAYEMVYVLKELPMYFIFSKTTETALIRRIQENLDALHKPGKGGVSE
- a CDS encoding ABC transporter substrate-binding protein; the protein is MKRLLMLLAVLAGVFSAVAAHADRQRILVIHSYDPGLPWVAQCNRGIDGVLAELVELERVYLDTKRIHRSEFQARADKAMQFYERFKPDLVMVGDDDALRLLGPRIAATGKPLVYFGINNNPREYFSRMPDNVTGVLERVPVFAWIRHLKRIVPGAENALVLLDGSATAEAVISVAFGDRMELSVDGVRVEYKVAADWAQWQRVILSPHGFDFITMPLYHDLKDDAGVHVPVEEVVRWTTENSSVPVFAYQDYAVGDNGVVGAFVIFGETHAQLAALMARDILEGKNPRLPTAYMDQDGMFFFNESRLTRFGLTLPEDIRRKAVFR
- a CDS encoding type II toxin-antitoxin system HicB family antitoxin produces the protein MNTKHYTYRVIWSDEDQEFIGLCAEFPSLSWLDEDQMQALAGIVRLVDQTVQDMLSAGETMPEPLSHRKFSGKISLRTTPETHRALVLAAAEHNVSLNRHICALLNR
- a CDS encoding toxin HicA: MAKLDKILQQMLTSPLNVRFNDLAHVCEHFFGAPRQEGTSHKVYKTPWAGDPRVNIQNKNGMAKPYQVKQVLAAIEKLRRGER
- a CDS encoding helix-turn-helix domain-containing protein, which encodes MHELAVIDILERLKQATGATSDAALAIALGVTQQAISSAKARNKFPTAWAPIAADRFGVTTDWIFFGRGPMRPEDAAEQREHAPEPAEPGRCPYCAKSEKIADDLRSELSKERDMNRELVAENRQLWKENSELRERLARLEERQNAQPVSGVPSTTGNVA